Proteins found in one Lysinibacillus fusiformis genomic segment:
- a CDS encoding diacylglycerol kinase, with translation MKRARIIYNPTSGREVFKKHLPEVLEKLEVAGYETSCHATTCEGDATLAAKNAVERGFDIIIAVGGDGTLNEVVSGVSPFENRPKVGLIPMGTTNDFARAVHIPRNIEEAVDIIIQGDTLPVDVGLLNGERYFINIAAGGRITELTYEVPSKMKTMLGQLAYYVKAVEMIPSIKASHMRIEYDGEVFDGDAMMFLCGLTNSVGGFEKLAPDASINDGYFTLIVLKKVSLPEFIQLAAMALRGEHLNDDRVIYKKASVVKVTTENEVHLNLDGEYGGDAPATFENLKRHIEIFVPLADIREEDRI, from the coding sequence ATGAAACGAGCAAGAATCATTTATAATCCTACATCTGGACGCGAAGTGTTTAAGAAACATCTACCAGAGGTGTTGGAAAAACTAGAGGTAGCAGGCTATGAGACATCCTGTCACGCAACAACATGTGAAGGCGATGCAACGCTTGCAGCAAAAAATGCGGTAGAACGCGGTTTTGATATCATCATCGCAGTTGGTGGAGATGGCACATTAAATGAAGTTGTTTCAGGTGTAAGTCCATTTGAAAACCGTCCAAAAGTTGGTCTAATTCCGATGGGCACTACAAATGATTTTGCCCGTGCCGTGCATATCCCTCGAAATATTGAAGAGGCTGTAGACATTATTATTCAAGGCGACACATTACCAGTGGATGTAGGTCTCTTAAATGGCGAACGCTATTTCATCAATATTGCTGCTGGCGGACGTATTACAGAACTAACTTACGAAGTACCAAGCAAAATGAAAACAATGCTTGGTCAGTTAGCCTATTATGTGAAGGCGGTTGAGATGATTCCATCCATCAAAGCCTCACATATGCGTATTGAATATGATGGCGAAGTATTTGATGGCGACGCTATGATGTTCCTATGTGGTTTAACGAATTCAGTAGGAGGCTTTGAAAAACTAGCACCAGATGCAAGTATTAATGATGGTTACTTTACTTTAATCGTACTAAAAAAAGTAAGCCTGCCTGAGTTTATTCAACTAGCTGCTATGGCATTAAGAGGCGAACATTTAAATGATGATCGTGTCATCTATAAAAAAGCTAGCGTTGTCAAAGTCACTACAGAAAATGAAGTCCACCTTAACCTAGATGGCGAATATGGCGGAGACGCTCCCGCTACATTTGAAAACCTGAAGCGTCACATCGAAATCTTTGTTCCACTCGCAGATATTCGAGAAGAAGACCGTATTTAA
- the ligA gene encoding NAD-dependent DNA ligase LigA: MNEIEQRIAELNKLLHEYGYAYYVLDKPVVADSVYDQLLQELIALEEANPSLIYPDSPTQRVGGAVVEGFKKVTHDYPMLSLSNAFNEADLQEFDRKVRQAIGDQFSYVCELKIDGLAISLKYKNGVFVQGATRGDGVVGEDITANLKTIRAIPLRLKEPITIEVRGEAYMPKKSFEKLNTQRADNGEELFANPRNAAAGSLRQLDPKIAASRQLSTFIYAIGGDGEIYGMDGHAEMLDYLEGLGFPSNKERQRCTTIEEVMAFIEHWTENRPNLAYEIDGIVIKVDRYAQQDELGYTAKSPRWAIAYKFPAEEVVTTLLDIDLTVGRTGVVTPTAILTPVQVAGTTVQRASLHNEDLIRDKDIRLGDTVIIRKAGDIIPQVVGVLIEQRPEDSVPFVMPKNCPVCDSELIRIEGEVALRCVNPACFAQIAESIKYFVSRNAMNIDGLGDKVVEQLLRADLIHDVSDLYHLTVEQLVELERMGEKSATNLVNAIQASKENSMERLLIGLGIRHVGEKAAKIVSEEFGSMEAVMAATEDQLVAIYEIGDKMASSLVEYFSNEDARAVIERLAEVGVNMTYKGKKVEVAIGDSPFAGKTIVLTGKLEQLTRNEAKAKIEELGGTVTGSVSKKTDLVIAGADAGSKLTKAEQLGIDVWTEDNLIEQLNLI; this comes from the coding sequence ATGAACGAAATAGAACAGCGTATAGCGGAGTTAAATAAATTATTGCATGAATATGGTTATGCCTATTATGTGTTAGATAAACCTGTCGTAGCTGATAGTGTCTATGACCAGTTATTACAGGAACTAATTGCATTAGAAGAAGCGAACCCATCACTCATATACCCTGATTCTCCTACGCAGCGTGTTGGTGGAGCAGTGGTAGAGGGCTTTAAAAAAGTGACACATGATTACCCAATGCTTAGTCTTTCAAATGCTTTTAATGAAGCAGATTTACAAGAATTCGATCGTAAAGTTCGTCAGGCAATCGGAGATCAATTTTCATATGTATGTGAGCTGAAAATAGATGGTTTGGCTATTTCATTGAAGTATAAAAATGGCGTGTTTGTACAAGGGGCAACAAGAGGAGACGGTGTGGTAGGAGAAGATATTACTGCCAATTTAAAGACTATCCGAGCGATCCCACTACGTTTAAAAGAGCCTATTACAATCGAAGTACGCGGTGAGGCGTACATGCCGAAAAAATCATTTGAAAAATTAAATACGCAACGTGCTGACAATGGGGAAGAATTATTTGCTAATCCACGGAATGCCGCTGCTGGCTCATTGCGTCAATTAGATCCTAAAATTGCAGCAAGTCGCCAACTATCAACTTTTATCTATGCCATTGGTGGAGATGGTGAGATTTATGGGATGGATGGACATGCAGAAATGCTCGATTATTTAGAGGGGCTAGGCTTCCCTTCTAACAAAGAGCGCCAACGTTGCACAACCATTGAAGAAGTAATGGCCTTTATAGAACATTGGACAGAAAATCGTCCAAATTTAGCGTACGAAATTGATGGCATCGTGATTAAGGTGGATCGTTATGCGCAGCAAGACGAGCTAGGCTATACAGCAAAAAGTCCCCGTTGGGCGATTGCTTATAAGTTTCCTGCAGAGGAAGTTGTGACAACGTTGCTTGATATTGATTTAACAGTAGGACGTACAGGTGTTGTTACTCCTACGGCTATTTTAACGCCAGTACAAGTTGCAGGGACGACGGTTCAACGTGCTTCTTTACACAATGAGGATTTAATCCGAGATAAGGATATTCGTCTTGGAGATACAGTTATTATTCGAAAAGCTGGAGATATTATCCCTCAAGTTGTAGGTGTGCTAATAGAGCAACGTCCTGAGGATTCAGTACCTTTTGTCATGCCAAAAAATTGCCCTGTTTGTGATAGTGAATTGATACGTATTGAAGGCGAAGTGGCCCTGCGCTGTGTAAACCCTGCTTGCTTTGCTCAAATTGCAGAGAGCATAAAATATTTTGTTTCTCGAAACGCAATGAATATTGATGGTCTTGGAGACAAAGTAGTGGAGCAATTATTGCGTGCAGATTTAATACATGATGTTTCGGATCTCTATCATTTAACGGTTGAGCAACTCGTGGAATTGGAACGCATGGGCGAGAAATCTGCAACGAATTTAGTTAATGCCATTCAAGCCTCGAAAGAAAATTCGATGGAGCGTTTATTAATTGGCTTAGGAATTCGACATGTGGGTGAAAAAGCAGCCAAAATCGTATCCGAGGAATTCGGTTCGATGGAAGCGGTGATGGCAGCAACGGAAGATCAGCTTGTGGCGATTTATGAGATTGGAGATAAAATGGCCTCATCGTTAGTGGAGTATTTCTCCAATGAAGATGCACGAGCAGTCATTGAGCGTCTTGCTGAGGTAGGCGTGAATATGACATATAAAGGTAAAAAGGTAGAAGTGGCGATAGGTGATAGTCCTTTTGCAGGTAAAACAATTGTCTTAACTGGTAAACTTGAGCAATTGACACGCAACGAAGCAAAAGCGAAAATAGAAGAGTTAGGTGGTACAGTCACGGGTAGTGTCAGCAAAAAAACGGATCTTGTGATCGCAGGTGCGGATGCGGGGTCTAAGCTAACAAAGGCTGAGCAATTAGGTATCGACGTTTGGACTGAAGATAACTTAATTGAACAACTTAACCTCATCTAA
- the gatA gene encoding Asp-tRNA(Asn)/Glu-tRNA(Gln) amidotransferase subunit GatA, whose translation MTLFERSAKELQAEIKAGNLSIADLTKEAYERIAKLDGDVQAFLASNEEKATAQAAEMDKVPFEKRGPLFGLPIGVKDNIVTEGLETTCASKILEGFMPIYDATVVNKLREAGMITVGKLNMDEFAMGSSNENSYYQTTKNPWNLNHVPGGSSGASAAAVAAGEVPFSLGSDTGGSIRQPAAYCGVVGMKPTYGRVSRFGLVAFASSLDQIGPITRNVEDNALLLEAIAGLDPNDSTSANVEVPNYAAALTGDVKGLRIAVPKEFLGEGVGEAARQSVLAALEVLKGLGATVEEVSLPHSKYALAAYYILSSSEASSNLSRFDGIRYGFRAENVTNLIDLYKETRAQGFGDEVKRRIMLGTYSLSAGTYDAYYKKAQQARTLIKADYDKVFEDFDVIIGPTAPTPAFKIGENVDDPMTMYANDILTIPMNLAGVPAISIPCGFENDLPLGLQIIGKYFDEATIYRVAHAFEQATEFHKQVPQMWEGK comes from the coding sequence ATGACGTTATTTGAACGTTCAGCTAAGGAGTTACAAGCGGAAATTAAAGCGGGTAACTTATCAATCGCTGACTTAACGAAAGAAGCATACGAGCGTATTGCAAAGCTTGATGGCGATGTACAAGCATTCCTTGCTTCAAACGAAGAAAAAGCAACTGCACAAGCTGCTGAAATGGATAAAGTACCATTTGAAAAGCGTGGACCATTATTCGGTCTACCAATCGGTGTGAAAGACAACATCGTAACAGAAGGCTTAGAAACAACTTGTGCCTCTAAAATTCTGGAAGGCTTTATGCCAATCTACGACGCAACTGTTGTCAATAAGCTACGTGAAGCTGGCATGATTACAGTTGGTAAATTAAACATGGACGAGTTTGCAATGGGTTCTTCGAACGAAAACTCATACTATCAAACAACAAAAAATCCATGGAACTTAAACCACGTACCAGGAGGATCTTCAGGTGCATCTGCAGCAGCAGTAGCAGCAGGTGAAGTACCATTCTCTCTTGGCTCAGATACAGGTGGTTCAATCCGTCAACCTGCAGCTTACTGTGGTGTTGTAGGGATGAAACCTACATATGGTCGTGTATCTCGTTTTGGTCTTGTTGCATTTGCATCTTCTCTAGATCAAATTGGACCAATTACACGCAATGTTGAAGATAATGCGCTATTACTAGAAGCTATTGCTGGATTAGATCCAAATGATTCGACTTCTGCAAATGTTGAGGTGCCAAATTACGCTGCAGCTCTTACTGGTGATGTAAAGGGCTTACGTATCGCTGTACCAAAAGAATTCCTTGGTGAAGGTGTTGGCGAAGCAGCTCGTCAATCAGTGCTTGCAGCATTAGAGGTATTAAAAGGCTTAGGCGCTACTGTAGAAGAAGTATCACTTCCTCATTCAAAATATGCACTTGCTGCGTACTATATCCTATCATCATCTGAAGCGTCTTCTAACTTATCTCGTTTTGATGGTATCCGTTACGGTTTCCGCGCAGAAAACGTGACAAATTTAATAGACCTTTATAAAGAAACACGTGCACAAGGCTTTGGTGATGAAGTAAAACGCCGTATCATGCTTGGAACATACTCACTAAGCGCAGGTACGTATGATGCGTACTACAAAAAGGCACAACAAGCACGTACACTGATTAAAGCGGACTACGATAAAGTATTTGAAGACTTTGATGTCATCATTGGACCAACAGCTCCAACACCTGCATTCAAAATTGGTGAAAATGTTGATGACCCAATGACGATGTATGCTAACGATATTTTAACAATCCCGATGAACTTAGCGGGCGTTCCAGCGATTTCAATTCCTTGTGGCTTTGAAAACGATCTACCACTAGGTTTACAAATTATTGGTAAATACTTCGATGAAGCAACAATTTACCGTGTAGCTCATGCTTTTGAACAAGCAACTGAGTTCCATAAACAAGTTCCTCAAATGTGGGAGGGAAAATAA
- a CDS encoding thioredoxin family protein, with translation MKTEQQYFNEAISIQQYMENMTTLKEESFRIYDGFEVPTTDGFIELLKDKQPKILTITEDWCGDAMLNNPIIRRIAEAAGLDMRTVFRDTDTELIDRYLTNGGRAIPIYLLLDDAGEVVGKWGPRAPELQELVVTKRASLPDKEDPTFEEAQKALYAEIREENISNQTYWTYVYEDFKKQVTEALQK, from the coding sequence ATGAAAACAGAACAACAATATTTTAACGAAGCTATATCAATACAACAATATATGGAGAACATGACGACATTGAAAGAAGAAAGCTTTCGTATTTATGATGGCTTTGAAGTACCAACAACTGATGGCTTTATCGAGTTATTAAAGGATAAGCAACCTAAGATTTTAACGATTACAGAAGATTGGTGCGGCGACGCAATGTTAAACAATCCGATTATTCGTCGTATTGCTGAAGCGGCAGGATTAGACATGCGTACCGTTTTCCGCGATACAGATACAGAGCTAATTGATCGTTATTTAACAAATGGCGGTCGTGCAATCCCAATTTATCTATTGTTAGATGATGCTGGTGAGGTTGTTGGAAAATGGGGACCCCGTGCACCTGAATTACAAGAGTTAGTCGTAACGAAACGAGCAAGCTTACCAGATAAAGAAGATCCAACATTTGAAGAGGCGCAAAAGGCTCTTTATGCAGAAATTCGTGAGGAAAATATCTCGAATCAAACATATTGGACATATGTTTATGAGGATTTTAAAAAGCAGGTAACAGAAGCATTACAAAAATAA
- a CDS encoding CamS family sex pheromone protein, translating to MKSFRLIPAIVAAAMLVGCVPSDKKETELTQETQQKEKAETTIIPSIQIDESYYKTLIPYKESASRGLVVSNIYTKYDMKEVESGLMRLSQNEFDTENYYFQEGQYLAESTVSSWLARSSQTEDGLNPPTTDTMTPEERATKAPVYLSHIVEQNYLTKTKDNKVKLGGISIGLSLNSIYYYQKEQYGEYYEEPISEATLIEQGKKMAAEIVSRLRSREELKDVPIVVGLFKQQARNQIIPGAYFSYGVAKAGQNNIADWEGIDENYVLFPTDDSQDIYRDVNNNFKNFKQDVDKYFSNYTSVIGTGFYRNKQIQNLSIEIPIQFFGKAEIIGFTQYLTGILINQFDNIHVEVSVTSVNGPEALIIKKANDKDPYVHVYD from the coding sequence ATGAAGTCTTTTCGACTCATTCCAGCAATCGTAGCTGCTGCAATGCTAGTCGGCTGTGTGCCTTCTGACAAGAAGGAGACAGAGCTTACACAGGAAACGCAACAGAAAGAAAAAGCTGAAACAACAATTATCCCAAGCATACAAATTGATGAATCCTATTATAAGACGCTTATCCCTTATAAAGAGAGTGCAAGTAGAGGTCTAGTGGTATCTAACATTTATACGAAATACGATATGAAGGAAGTTGAATCGGGTTTAATGCGTCTATCTCAAAATGAGTTCGACACAGAAAACTACTACTTCCAAGAAGGTCAATATTTAGCTGAAAGTACAGTAAGCTCTTGGCTTGCTCGTAGTTCACAAACAGAAGATGGATTAAATCCACCGACAACAGACACAATGACACCAGAGGAACGAGCAACAAAGGCTCCAGTTTATTTATCCCATATTGTAGAGCAAAACTACTTAACAAAAACGAAGGATAATAAAGTGAAACTAGGTGGGATTTCAATCGGTCTTTCCTTAAATTCTATTTATTATTATCAAAAAGAACAGTATGGCGAATATTACGAGGAACCAATTTCAGAGGCTACTCTTATTGAGCAAGGCAAAAAAATGGCTGCTGAAATCGTTTCTCGTTTACGTTCACGTGAAGAGTTAAAAGATGTACCGATTGTTGTTGGTTTGTTTAAGCAGCAAGCCCGCAATCAAATTATTCCAGGAGCATATTTTAGCTATGGTGTAGCAAAAGCTGGACAGAACAACATTGCCGATTGGGAAGGAATAGATGAAAATTATGTCTTATTCCCAACAGACGATTCACAGGATATATACCGAGATGTCAACAATAACTTCAAGAATTTCAAACAAGATGTTGATAAATATTTTTCCAACTATACAAGTGTGATCGGTACTGGTTTCTATCGCAATAAACAAATACAAAATCTTTCGATTGAAATACCAATCCAATTTTTCGGCAAAGCAGAAATAATCGGATTTACGCAATATTTGACGGGTATTTTAATCAATCAATTTGATAATATTCATGTGGAAGTGAGCGTTACTTCAGTGAATGGTCCTGAGGCATTAATCATCAAAAAGGCCAATGATAAGGACCCTTACGTGCATGTCTATGATTAA
- the gatC gene encoding Asp-tRNA(Asn)/Glu-tRNA(Gln) amidotransferase subunit GatC — translation MAKLTKEEVKHVANLARLAITEEEAEKFAEQLGKITDFAEQLNELDTTNVEPTTHVLPLVNVMREDVAVKGLDREVMMLNVKEQEDGQVKVPAIM, via the coding sequence ATGGCTAAATTAACAAAAGAAGAAGTAAAGCACGTGGCAAATTTAGCACGTCTTGCAATTACAGAAGAAGAAGCAGAGAAATTTGCTGAACAGCTTGGAAAAATTACAGACTTTGCGGAGCAGTTAAATGAACTGGATACAACAAATGTTGAACCAACAACGCACGTTTTACCATTAGTGAATGTAATGCGTGAAGATGTAGCAGTAAAAGGTTTAGACCGCGAAGTAATGATGTTAAACGTAAAAGAACAAGAAGATGGTCAAGTAAAAGTACCAGCTATCATGTAA
- the gatB gene encoding Asp-tRNA(Asn)/Glu-tRNA(Gln) amidotransferase subunit GatB: MNFETVIGLEVHVELKTNSKIFSPAPAHFGAEPNTNTTVIDLGYPGVLPVLNKNVVDFAMRAALALNMEIEQETKFDRKNYFYPDNPKAYQISQFDKPIGKNGWIDIEVDGYTKRIGITRLHMEEDAGKLSHAGDHSLVDFNRQGTPLVEIVSEPDIRTPNEAYAYLEKLKSIIQYTDVSDCKMEEGSLRCDANISIRPYGQEEFGTKTELKNLNSFNYVRRGLEHEELRQADVLLSGGVIEQETRRFDEKTGKTILMRVKEGTDDYRYFPEPDLVRLSIDDAWLERVKSEIPELPDARKKRYVEELGLTPYDAGVLVISKEISDFFEAMIVKGADAKLSANWLMGDVSAYLNAEQKDLKDTALTPENLSEMVKLITDGTISSKIGKKVFAELVENGGSAQDIVKAKGLVQISDEGALLAIVTEVLDNNAQSIEDFKNGKDRAIGFLVGQIMKATKGQANPPMVNKLLQQEIAKR; this comes from the coding sequence ATGAACTTTGAAACAGTCATTGGTTTAGAAGTACACGTTGAGTTGAAAACAAACTCAAAAATCTTCTCACCAGCACCAGCTCACTTTGGTGCTGAACCAAATACAAATACAACAGTAATCGATTTAGGCTATCCTGGTGTCCTACCAGTCCTAAACAAAAATGTAGTAGATTTCGCTATGCGTGCAGCGCTTGCACTCAATATGGAAATCGAACAAGAAACAAAATTTGACCGTAAAAACTACTTCTATCCAGATAATCCGAAAGCTTATCAAATTTCACAATTCGATAAACCAATCGGTAAAAATGGCTGGATTGATATTGAAGTAGACGGCTATACAAAACGTATCGGGATTACACGTCTTCATATGGAAGAAGATGCTGGGAAGCTTTCACATGCTGGTGACCACTCATTAGTCGACTTTAACCGTCAAGGTACACCGCTTGTTGAAATCGTTTCTGAGCCAGACATTCGTACACCAAACGAAGCATATGCCTACCTAGAAAAATTAAAATCAATTATTCAATATACAGACGTATCTGATTGTAAGATGGAAGAAGGCTCACTACGTTGTGATGCCAACATTTCTATTCGTCCTTATGGTCAAGAAGAATTTGGTACAAAAACAGAGCTTAAAAACCTGAACTCCTTTAACTATGTTCGTCGTGGTTTAGAGCATGAAGAATTACGTCAAGCAGATGTATTATTATCTGGTGGTGTGATTGAGCAAGAAACACGTCGTTTTGATGAAAAAACAGGTAAAACAATTTTAATGCGTGTTAAAGAGGGAACAGATGATTACCGTTACTTCCCAGAGCCAGACTTAGTTCGTCTTTCAATTGATGATGCATGGTTAGAGCGTGTGAAATCTGAAATTCCTGAGCTTCCAGATGCTCGTAAAAAGCGTTATGTTGAAGAATTAGGCTTAACACCATATGATGCTGGAGTTCTTGTTATTTCTAAAGAAATCTCAGACTTCTTTGAGGCAATGATAGTGAAAGGTGCAGATGCAAAGCTTTCTGCTAACTGGTTAATGGGTGATGTTTCTGCTTACTTAAACGCAGAGCAAAAAGATCTTAAAGATACTGCATTAACACCAGAAAACCTTTCTGAAATGGTGAAATTAATCACGGACGGTACAATTTCTTCTAAGATCGGTAAAAAAGTATTTGCTGAGTTAGTAGAAAATGGCGGCTCTGCACAGGATATCGTGAAAGCGAAAGGCTTAGTTCAAATTTCTGATGAAGGTGCATTACTAGCAATCGTAACAGAAGTTTTAGATAACAATGCACAATCTATCGAAGACTTCAAAAATGGTAAGGACCGTGCTATTGGCTTCTTAGTTGGTCAAATTATGAAGGCAACAAAAGGTCAAGCCAACCCACCAATGGTTAATAAATTATTACAACAAGAAATTGCCAAACGATAA